CAATAACATCGAAGTCATTACAATAGTTTATGCGAAGTGTcgcaataaaatttgaggtaataagTTAGtgctacaaaaaaattctattgcaataaaccttaaatattttaatgaaaattttgatgtaataatatatttgctattgcaataaacaatttattacttCAAATATCTTGTAGCAATAGGCTattatttcatgaattttattacaataaattgtaaagaattgacaaaataatttgggttcaaattattgcaacggtatatttattgtaatagttaaatatttcattttttttcttacaatagattgtaaaataattggaattagttcattgtaataatatattcattgcagcatcatgtttgtcattgcaatagattgtaaaataattgatattttatttattgcaatgttaaatttgttgcaataagccatctctttgaaattttgatctATTAAACAATGCTTTGTATATTGTTCATTTTTTCCAAAAGATTATGAGATTAGGAAGAATTAATTCTTCTTTGGATGGCTGAAGGGTTCCTTCAACCATCTCAAGGAAGTAGTTCGATGATGGAGGATATTGGGAACAAGCATTTTGATATCTTGTTAACAAATTCCTTATTCCAGGATGTGGAAAAGGATGATTATAATAATGTTAAGAGTTGTAAGATGCATGATTTGGTACATGATCTTGCCctctcaatttcaaattttgaaactttgattTTGGAGAAAGATTCACAGGATAATATCAATCATGTACAGGATGACATCAATTATGTATGGCGTTTATTAATCCAATATGATGGggaaatagtaccaaaaattcCACTTTCAAATGACCGTGTTCGGAGAATGCGAACACTTGTTTTAGAAAATGCTATGTCTGGAAACATATTTTCAGGTTTTAAATGCTTGCGTGTTCTAAAATTATCTGGGCATCAGATAACAGAGTTATCAGACTCAATTGGTTGCTTGGTACACTTGAGGCTTCTCCACATCTCAAAGACTAAAATCAAAGCATTACCAAACTCCATCACCAAGCTCTACAATTTGCAAACTTTAAGACTTGAAGGCTGTAATGATCTTAAAGAGCttccaaaagatctaaaaatatTGGATAACTTGAGGCATATTTATgtcaatatttattttcttaacatCAAGCGATTACTGAAATATATGGGGAATTTGAAATGTCTACAAACGTTGTCATTTTTCCCGGTGGGTCAAGATGTAGGTGAGCAGATTAAGGAATTGGGGTGCTTGAATCAACTTAGTGGAGAATTAGACATTTGGAATCTAGAGAATGTGAGAGATCAAGAAGAAGCTAGAAGTGCAAATTTAGCAATAAGGGCGAAAATGAACCAGTTAAGATTTCACTGGAGTCTTAGTCCAAATAAAGCAGTCAACCATTGTAATGATGAAGAAGTGTTCAAAGGCCTCCGCCCTcatcaaaatttgaaatccaTAACAATTGATGGCTTTGGTGGAAAGAAATTCCCATCATGGATGTCGCTTTTTGACAATTTGATCCAgataaatttaatttgaaggCTCTAGAAATAGAGGGCATGGTTGACGTGACATGTATTGGAGTTGAGTTTTACGGCATGTGCAGTAATGTATTGTTCTCGGCATTAAGaacactcaaatttttttttttttttttggtaaaaaaggaatctatataatactaaaagctgaagcgtagcatttaattTTGCTACGCTCacgttgagccacatcagcagcc
The Quercus lobata isolate SW786 chromosome 10, ValleyOak3.0 Primary Assembly, whole genome shotgun sequence DNA segment above includes these coding regions:
- the LOC115965036 gene encoding putative disease resistance protein RGA3 encodes the protein MAKAIVTNVAKGILTNLIPQIIEQIGLAWGFKDELKWLRDSVQMIQAVLANAEKRQVGEECVRLWLQRLKDVAYEADDVLTELAYEDHRQKVEIQNQMKCMVWFFSILNSIAFHFKMANKVKTIVDSLKRINAEANGFGLRVESINANLDTMLNQETNNFIDNSEVVGREDSVSEIVELVTNTTSEKLSIIPRVGMAGLGKTTLAKLVYNNELVKSYFNKKIWDVEKDDYNNVKSCKMHDLVHDLALSISNFETLILEKDSQDNINHVQDDINYVWRLLIQYDGEIVPKIPLSNDRVRRMRTLVLENAMSGNIFSGFKCLRVLKLSGHQITELSDSIGCLVHLRLLHISKTKIKALPNSITKLYNLQTLRLEGCNDLKELPKDLKILDNLRHIYVNIYFLNIKRLLKYMGNLKCLQTLSFFPVGQDVGEQIKELGCLNQLSGELDIWNLENVRDQEEARSANLAIRAKMNQLRFHWSLSPNKAVNHCNDEEVFKGLRPHQNLKSITIDGFGGKKFPSWMSLFDNLIQINLI